A single window of Archangium gephyra DNA harbors:
- a CDS encoding YsnF/AvaK domain-containing protein, protein MFQRTQLREGMTVRSIDGEKLGRVFSLGDDAFHIEKGLFFPKDYLVRYADISDIRDGEIILTHGRESLRSLSGADKYGTASTGYDTTTTGLGTSAGLGTSAGLGTSATTGLGSDLRADASIKDRSWDSRRTEEVAIPVHKEQLEVTKRDVSAGEVRVHKDVVEEVKTVEVPVRRERVRVERRDVNPDRPAMNASFQEETVVVPLRAEEVDVHKRAVVDEEVIIHKDSIEEERRVAESVRREEVEISTPDDDNKRSLNLTPDDDPLLRRR, encoded by the coding sequence ATGTTCCAGCGCACGCAGTTGAGGGAAGGCATGACGGTTCGCAGCATCGACGGCGAGAAGCTCGGCAGGGTCTTCTCTCTGGGCGATGACGCGTTCCATATCGAGAAGGGCCTCTTCTTCCCGAAGGACTACCTAGTCCGGTACGCGGACATCAGTGACATCCGCGACGGGGAGATCATCCTCACGCACGGCCGGGAGAGCCTCCGCAGCCTGTCGGGCGCGGACAAGTACGGCACGGCCAGCACCGGCTATGACACGACCACCACCGGCCTCGGCACGAGCGCGGGTCTCGGCACGAGCGCGGGTCTCGGCACGAGCGCGACGACCGGCCTGGGCTCGGACCTGAGGGCGGACGCGAGCATCAAGGATCGCTCGTGGGACTCCCGCCGCACCGAGGAGGTGGCCATCCCGGTACACAAGGAGCAGCTGGAGGTCACCAAGCGCGACGTATCGGCCGGTGAGGTCCGCGTCCACAAGGACGTGGTGGAAGAGGTGAAGACGGTGGAGGTCCCCGTCCGCCGCGAGCGCGTCCGGGTGGAGCGCCGCGACGTCAATCCGGACCGGCCCGCCATGAACGCCTCCTTCCAGGAGGAGACGGTGGTGGTGCCCCTGCGCGCCGAGGAAGTGGACGTCCACAAGCGCGCGGTGGTGGATGAAGAGGTGATCATCCACAAGGACTCCATCGAGGAGGAGCGCCGCGTGGCGGAGTCGGTGCGCCGCGAGGAGGTGGAGATCAGCACTCCGGACGATGACAACAAGCGCTCGCTGAACCTCACTCCCGACGACGACCCACTCCTGCGTCGCCGGTAA